A genome region from Cryptomeria japonica unplaced genomic scaffold, Sugi_1.0 HiC_scaffold_77, whole genome shotgun sequence includes the following:
- the LOC131864138 gene encoding germin-like protein 8-2, with the protein MANRMIYFTLGLFLLICCYSDRVMAGDSDPLQDFCVADEESKVLVNGFVCKDPMQVSADDFFFRGLGQAGNTDNDVGSNVTMANVKQIPGLNTLGISLVRIDYAQNVGHENAVAISALSSQLPGVQTIANSLFAADPPLPDSVLAKAFRITQEVVDYIQKKFA; encoded by the exons TTGTTACAGCGACAGGGTCATGGCAGGGGATTCCGATCCCTTGCAAGATTTCTGCGTTGCAGATGAGGAAAGCAAAG TTTTGGTGAACGGGTTCGTTTGCAAAGACCCAATGCAAGTTTCAGCAGACGACTTCTTCTTCCGGGGACTTGGGCAGGCAGGGAACACCGACAATGATGTGGGCTCCAACGTAACGATGGCGAACGTTAAACAGATACCAGGCCTCAATACGTTGGGAATATCGTTGGTCCGCATCGACTACGCA cagaatgtggggCATGAAAATGCGGTGGCCATATCTGCATTGAGCAGCCAGCTTCCGGGAGTTCAGACAATCGCCAACTCTCTGTTTGCAGCGGATCCTCCTCTCCCAGATTCCGTATTGGCCAAGGCCTTCCGCATCACACAGGAAGTTGTGGATTACATTCAGAAGAAATTCGCATAA